In Triticum aestivum cultivar Chinese Spring chromosome 5B, IWGSC CS RefSeq v2.1, whole genome shotgun sequence, the following proteins share a genomic window:
- the LOC123116272 gene encoding alpha carbonic anhydrase 7 translates to METARRRHVRAAGPAFTSAILVIFAFTCVESKPARARTPEHASGPASAPAHAPASGPDQAAASHALFNYKEKDPTGPDKWAKLNKGWAACGDGKKQSPINIRKVKINKDMGPLEQTYKLSACTLENRGHDFILQWKGGNGKLTIEKKDYVLQQVHWHVPSEHTANGTRFDMELHMVHEDSSKARAVVSVLYSTKEAGDPDKTLTDLAPYFKRLAGKYNENEDVKEPVDPSVWVDKASSYYRYDGSLTTPPCTEGVLWNILSKVKHVSKEHIKMMESVSEKPEPNARPAQKIHGRVVRYFEGKEAKD, encoded by the exons ATGGAGACGGCCCGCCGGAGACATGTTCGAGCCGCCGGCCCTGCCTTCACGTCAGCCATCCTTGTGATCTTCGCCTTCACATGTGTGGAATCTAAACCGGCGCGGGCACGAACGCCAGAGCATGCGTCTGGACCGGCGTCTGCACCTGCCCATGCGCCTGCGTCTGGGCCTGATCAGGCGGCAGCTTCTC ACGCTCTGTTCAACTACAAGGAGAAAGACCCAACTGGGCCCGACAAATGGGCCAAGCTGAATAAGGGATGGGCTGCCTGTGGCGACGGCAAGAAGCAGTCCCCGATCAACATCCGCAAGGTGAAAATCAACAAGGACATGGGCCCTCTAGAGCAGACCTACAAGTTAAGCGCCTGCACACTGGaaaaccgcgggcacgacttcATC CTGCAATGGAAAGGTGGGAATGGCAAGTTGACGATCGAGAAGAAGGATTACGTGCTCCAGCAGGTGCACTGGCACGTGCCCTCGGAGCACACCGCCAATGGCACCAG GTTCGACATGGAGTTGCACATGGTTCACGAGGACTCCAGCAAGGCGCGCGCCGTCGTCTCCGTGCTCTACTCCACCAAAGAGGCCGGCGACCCCGACAAGACGCTGACTGAT CTGGCGCCATATTTCAAGAGGCTCGCCGGCAAGTACAACGAGAACGAGGATGTGAAGGAGCCCGTTGATCCGTCCGTCTGGGTCGACAAGGCCTCGAGCTACTACAGATACGACGGCTCCCTCACCACTCCGCCTTGCACCGAAGGGGTTCTTTGGAACATCCTGAGCAAG GTGAAACACGTATCAAAGGAGCATATCAAGATGATGGAGTCGGTGAGCGAG